The genomic segment CGGATAATCGAAGGCCAGGGTGACCAGGGTGTCGAACACCGGGTAATCACCGGTCTGGCGACCGTAATAAGTCTCCACGCCAATGATCGCGACGATGATCGCGACCGGGACACCGTATTCGTGCGATGCTCTTTCCAGTAACGTCCGGTTCTCATCCCAGAATTCAACGCCGCCGTTGATGCGGGCCCGGGTGATGAAAATTTCGCGGTACTCGTGCCATGGTTTCGCCTCGGCCGGCCGCGCGATGGCCTCCAGCGACGTCTCCTGCTGGTCGACCCTGGCGAACAGCCGCTCAAGCTCGCCGGCGTCGAAGCCGTGTTTCGAGACCATGTCATCGATGAAGTCGCGCACTTCCGCGCGGCCCAGATAGTCGTTGGAATCAGCCTCGGCGGACGTCAGCATATAAACGGCGACCGCGGCCGCCAAGGTGCAAAGCAGTGCGATCAGAGTGCGGGCAGTTAAATTCATTCTTGTTGTTGTTGCAATGGTCAATAAGTATGAGCGCGCGCGTGCGCATGGCGTGTATCCGAGTGCATGGACATGAGCATACCGAATGCCGCCATCAACGTCACCACGGATGTTCCGCCATAACTTATCAGCGGCAACGGCACGCCTACCACCGGCAACAGCCCGGACACCATGCCGATATTTACGAACACGTACACGAAGAAAGACAGGCTCAGACTGCCCGCCAGCAGGCGCGTGTACGTATCCTGCGAGCCGACTGCGATGAACAGTCCGCGCCACACGATCGACGCATAGATCACGAGCAGCAGCATCACACCCATAAAACCCCATTCCTCGCCAAACACCGCAAAGATGAAATCCGTGTGTCGCTCCGGCAGGAAATCCAGCTGGGACTGGGTGCCGTTCAACCAGCCCTTGCCGTACAGTCCGCCGGAGCCGATCGCGATCTTGGACTGAATGATATGGTAGCCCGCGCCCAGGGGGTCGTTCTCAGGGTTCAACATTGTGAGTATGCGCTGGCGCTGGTAATCACGCATGAAATGCCAGAGCAACGGCGCGCATGCAAGCCCGGACAGACACATGGCCGACAGCAGCCGCCAGCTCACGCCGCCAGAAAAATGGCGAACGCGCCGGCGCTGCCGACCAGCAGGGCGGTGCCCAGATCCGGCTGCTCCGCGATGAACATAACGGGCGTCGCGACCATCAGCAGCGCCAGCGCCACCCGCCAAGAGCGCGGCGGCAACGGCCGGCCGGCGAAATACCAGGCGACCATCATTGGCACCACCAGCTTCATGAGCTCCGAAGGCTGGAAACGCAGAAGGCTCAGACTAAGCCAGCGCTGCGCGCCCTTGCTGACCTCGCCGAAAAACATGACCGCAGCCAGCAGAATCAAACCGGCCAGGTATAACCAGGGCGACCAGGTCCGAAGATTCCGCGCCGGGATCTGCGCGATTAGCAGCATGACGCCAAGGCCGACTGCGAGCCGCAATCCCTGGCGCGTGATCAGCTCGAAGTGCGCGCCACCCGCGCTATAAAGGATCACCATTCCCAGCGCGGCCAGTGTGGAAAGCGCGGCCACCAAAGGGATATCCAGCCTCAGCAGACGGATCAACGCTCCCGAACCGGCTGCCCCCGGCGTGTGCGAATAACCGCTACGCGCGGCCGATCCGGGGCGCGTCACCGAGGACCGGCCATGAGCGCGGGGGCGCTTTCCAGCAGATGGTAATCCAGCACCTTGCGCGCGATCGGCGCCGCCACGCGCCCGCCCCCGCCACCGTTTTCGACAATGACGGCAATCGCGATGCGCGGCGCTTCAGCCGGCGCGGAAGCGATGAACAAGGCATGATCGCGCAGTTCCGCCGCGACCCTGGTTTCGTCATATTCTTCATCCTGCGCCAGGCCGAATACCTGCGCAGTACCGGTCTTGCCGGCGATCGCGTATTGCGCGTCCTGACCGATGCTGTACGCGGTGCCGCGCGGGTTGCGCGTGACCTCGACCATGGGACCGATCACCTGGTCCCAGAACGCCGCATCGCGCACTTCGAGGGCGCCGGTGAATTCGGGCTCAATCGCCCGGAAGGCGCCCGTGCAGATATCCTGAAGCGCGTGCAGAAACCGTGGGCGTACGTATTTGCCGCGCATCGCCAGGGTGGCGGTGGCGGCGGCGAGCTGCAGCGGGGTCACCAGCATGTAGCCCTGCCCGATGCCGGCGCTTAAGGTCTCGCCCGGAAACCAGACCTGACCGCGCGCGGCCAGCTTCCAGGCGCTGGACGGCAGCAAGCCCGCCGCCTCGCCGGTGGAATCGAGTCCGGTGACCCGCCCCAGCCCGAATCGCGTCAGGAAATCGTGCATGCGGTCGATGCCGAGCCGATGCGCCAGATCATAGAAATACACGTCGGCCGAACGCATGATAGCCAGCTCCAGGTTCACCAGCCCGTGACCCTCGGGCTTCCAGTCGCGGTAGTGGCGGCTGTCGCCGGGCAACTGATAATACGGCCCGGCCCACATGGTTCGATCAGCCTGCGTGACGCCGTAATCCAGCCCCGCCAGCCCCATGAACGGCTTGATGGTCGAACCCGGCGGATACTGGCCGGTGAGCGCGCGATTGAACAGCGGCCTGCGGGGATCGTCGCGGAGCAGGTCGTAATCCGTGTAACTGATGCCGTTGACGAACAGGTTGGGGTCGTATGCAGGCTTGCTGACCATCGCCAGAACCTCGCCGGTGGCGGGCTCGATCGCGACCACCGCGCCGTTCGCGTCGCCCAGCGCCTCGGTCGCCACGCGCTGCAAACCCATATCCAGACTCAAGACCAGATCCGCGCCGGGTATCGGTAACTGCTGATCCAGCACGCGCAATGGCTTGCCCTGTGCGTTGATCTCGACGTGCTGGAAACCCGGCGCGCCGTGCAGCCGGGTCTCATAATATTTTTCCACGCCCAGTTTGCCGATGTGGCTGGTGGCGCTGTACATGTTTGGGTCGAGCTGGCGCAGCTCGGCTTCGTTGATGCGCCCGACGTAACCCACGGCGTGCGCGGCCAGCTCGGCCGCGGGATAGCGGCGGCTCGAATGGGCGGCGATGTCGACGCCGGCAAACAGATGGCGGTTGATGGCGAATGATGCGACGTGCCGGGGACTGACATTGAGCAGCAGCGGCGCGGCCTGGAAAGGTTCCTGACGTCGCACGATGGTTTGAAAGCGGCTCAGGTCACTGTCGCTGATCGGCAGGATTTCGGCCAGCCCGGCCAGGGTCGCGGGCAAGTCGCGTACCTGGGAGGGGGTAATTTCCAGCGTGTAGCTGGGCAGATTCTCGGCCAGCACCACGCCGTTGCGGTCATAGATAAGTCCACGCGGAGGCGGCACCGCGACCAGTCTTATGCGGTTATCCTGCGAGAGTGTCTGAAAGTGATCGTGATTGGTAATCTGCAGAAACGCCATGCGGCCCGCCAGGACAGCCAGCAGCACGAAGGTCGCCAGCGCGGCGACCGCGGCACGTATCGCGAATCGTTTGCGTTCGTCGCGCGGACTTCCGTAACTCGAGTTACTAAGAGTCTCTCGTACCGCCATGGGATCAGGCAATGCCGCATCGCGCGGCCTTATGGGTCGTGTGCCCCTTAAGGGTCGAAATGTCCCCTGGTCGATATGCCCCTTAGATTAGTATCCCCGTAGGGGTCAATATCCCGGCAGGTCATCAAAGCGCTCGAAGGCGCTGGCGACTCTGCTATCGTCCTTGAAGAACGCGGGATTATACGCGGCTGCGCTGCCACAATAAGCGTGGCGACTCGTCGTTTATCACGGATACGCGACCGCACGTCGCCGCCAGCGAATGGGCATGCGGTTGTTGGCACGCAATATCGCCCGCACGCGGGTCTGCCGAACCGAAACCTGTGAACCTCGCGCGGGCTGATGTTAGTATCCTGCGGTCGCTGATCCGCGTCCTGCTGAATAACAACTCCGAACCTGAAGGACCGATCCAATGTCCCACTTTATCCCCTTTCTGCTCGGCATCCTCGGTCTGGCCGCCGCCTATCATATCTTTCGCCTGGTTTTGCAATATCCGCCGGGCACCGGGCGCGTGGTGGAGATCGCCGATGAAATTCACAAGGGCGCGATGACCTT from the Gammaproteobacteria bacterium genome contains:
- the mrdA gene encoding penicillin-binding protein 2 yields the protein MAVRETLSNSSYGSPRDERKRFAIRAAVAALATFVLLAVLAGRMAFLQITNHDHFQTLSQDNRIRLVAVPPPRGLIYDRNGVVLAENLPSYTLEITPSQVRDLPATLAGLAEILPISDSDLSRFQTIVRRQEPFQAAPLLLNVSPRHVASFAINRHLFAGVDIAAHSSRRYPAAELAAHAVGYVGRINEAELRQLDPNMYSATSHIGKLGVEKYYETRLHGAPGFQHVEINAQGKPLRVLDQQLPIPGADLVLSLDMGLQRVATEALGDANGAVVAIEPATGEVLAMVSKPAYDPNLFVNGISYTDYDLLRDDPRRPLFNRALTGQYPPGSTIKPFMGLAGLDYGVTQADRTMWAGPYYQLPGDSRHYRDWKPEGHGLVNLELAIMRSADVYFYDLAHRLGIDRMHDFLTRFGLGRVTGLDSTGEAAGLLPSSAWKLAARGQVWFPGETLSAGIGQGYMLVTPLQLAAATATLAMRGKYVRPRFLHALQDICTGAFRAIEPEFTGALEVRDAAFWDQVIGPMVEVTRNPRGTAYSIGQDAQYAIAGKTGTAQVFGLAQDEEYDETRVAAELRDHALFIASAPAEAPRIAIAVIVENGGGGGRVAAPIARKVLDYHLLESAPALMAGPR